In one Silene latifolia isolate original U9 population chromosome 10, ASM4854445v1, whole genome shotgun sequence genomic region, the following are encoded:
- the LOC141606196 gene encoding uncharacterized protein LOC141606196, translating to MGIQIHNQNNTIPQSHQKTHKIFQLCNYILLGAASSCIFLTISLRLFPSAVGFLFILLHIITIAGAVSGCVSSRGSSHRWYAFHMVATVLTAIFQGSVSVLIFTTTDNFLAALKSYVREEDAVVILKMAGGLCVLMFCLEWIVMTLAFVIRYRGFVEGSGCGNGGKQDDLKNWPWPFQV from the coding sequence ATGGGTATCCAAATCCACAACCAAAACAACACAATCCCCCAATCCCACCAAAAAACCCACAAAATCTTCCAACTATGCAACTACATTCTGTTAGGAGCAGCCTCTAGTTGCATCTTCCTAACAATCTCCCTTCGACTATTTCCCTCGGCCGTAGGCTTCCTCTTCATCCTCCTCCACATCATCACAATAGCCGGGGCCGTATCAGGGTGTGTCTCCTCCAGGGGATCATCCCACAGATGGTATGCATTCCACATGGTGGCCACTGTCCTTACTGCAATCTTTCAGGGGTCTGTTTCTGTTCTCATTTTTACCACGACCGACAATTTCTTGGCTGCGCTTAAGTCGTATGTGAGGGAGGAAGACGCGGTCGTGATACTGAAGATGGCTGGTGGGTTGTGTGTGCTCATGTTTTGCTTGGAGTGGATTGTTATGACTTTGGCATTTGTGATTAGGTACCGTGGTTTTGTTGAAGGGAGTGGTTGCGGAAATGGTGGGAAACAGGATGATTTGAAGAATTGGCCTTGGCCTTTTCAAGTTTAA